Within the Balneola sp. MJW-20 genome, the region TATGATCAGATCTTCAGTGCTCCCGGATTCGGTATCGGTGCAGGAATAGCCCTGTACGGTTTGTTATACTTTATTATTCATGATCTTTTCACGCATAAGCGGTTTATGCCATTCAGCAGCGATAGTACGATCATGAAACTGGTCAGAAGAGCACATCAGCGTCACCATCAGGATGTGGGAAAGAAAGGACACGAACCATACGGCTTATTCCTTTTTCCCTATGATAAGTATCCGGAAAGAGAGCGAAAATTTAAGCGGGACTAGAG harbors:
- a CDS encoding sterol desaturase family protein — its product is MMDWLYLTGFIFAGFAGMEIVSYCVHRWLFHGALWFIHESHHTPQHGLFELNDLFSLIFAGISIWLISSGYDQIFSAPGFGIGAGIALYGLLYFIIHDLFTHKRFMPFSSDSTIMKLVRRAHQRHHQDVGKKGHEPYGLFLFPYDKYPERERKFKRD